One part of the Alosa alosa isolate M-15738 ecotype Scorff River chromosome 4, AALO_Geno_1.1, whole genome shotgun sequence genome encodes these proteins:
- the LOC125292790 gene encoding protein piccolo-like isoform X6, producing the protein MDLTQQTSLGTSQTKTSPPPDMDNPPGDQGLPVSRFANIRISISAMKAQAEPQVNKSEKDPPPSPPPPSSPSCPAPPPPPPPPPPMSTPPKAVELEKLATGLPTEKSGAISIAPSAKKQVSNYKHSVSKPTPSTTKAVRKAFHIKTTAAQRPAKAPKQTQEPQRSGNGPVDRSSKQKDILRDRVDGEVRKAAPISRMQKKVVDSASPPPRPCPDAQAQQESNSALGVCAVADYSRGEVRAPEEQADAAGASLLMVKRKRSQCSNVTLTDATPKQYTEYQGKDEEKRGGGEDSCEPIGMTGQESSDRFSDLYAEPTVRKPGPEECTKEREKISQVDVTLGWRGSAKARLYRGEKAQQEDDSDEESSSSSSRSSSVLRGGGDDDDDDDDDGVRSEEADEGEAKSVQPKCDSSLVRPVSEFSRTPHDLSSVRKEILAKIFSKSSMSENHENGQFSRRSSTKFGSWVSHTDIRDLDNDVAADVNSSKQASNEPVQQISTDDQKRLRRKKRLNESAENWINQELLRQLYLQRVRRERQCQVQEKRADLEKKRLQRLVKQPYHAFCGNSNTGPDGPARHGFSGQQGVCSIGQQPCGQGLGQGLPGSSGAALHQRAHTHTQGLETDQPYRLQMPSVSQTCDDSTRQSTKNQNRVLPLRPHSSASIPSKGHFMLTHSLHVPVSHPPSQLKERLLRTRFPKHHRALSAKGIIPSPLHTMH; encoded by the exons ATGGACCTGACTCAACAAACCTCACTTGGAACAAGTCAAACA AAGACATCTCCACCCCCTGACATGGACAACCCCCCTGGAGATCAGGGACTTCCAGTGTCTCGCTTTGCCAATATCCGCATCAGTATTTCTGCCATGAAAGCGCAAGCGGAACCCCAAGTGAATAAAAGTGAAAAGG atcctcctccctctcctcctcctccatcttctccttcttgtcctgctcctcctccacctcctcctcctccacctcctatGTCAACTCCGCCTAAAGCTGTAGAGCTGGAAAAGCTGGCCACTGGTTTGCCGACTGAAAAATCTGGTGCCATCAGCATTGCTCCCTCTGCTAAAAAACAG GTTTCAAATTACAAGCACTCAGTATCCAAACCTACCCCCTCAACAACTAAAGCGGTGAGGAAGGCATTTCATATCAAGACAACGGCAGCACAGAGACCAGCTAAAGCGCCCAAGCAAACTCAGGAGCCTCAGAGATCAGGCAATGGGCCCGTGGACAGGTCTTCTAAGCAGAAAGACATTTTG AGGGACAGGGTAGATGGTGAGGTGAGAAAGGCGGCTCCCATTTCACGGATGCAGAAGAAGGTGGTGGATAGCGCCAGCCCTCCGCCCAGACCCTGCCCTGATGCTCAAGCACAGCAGGAGAGCAACTCTGCTCTAG gtgtgtgtgctgtagctgATTACAGCCGGGGGGAGGTGAGGGCGCCAGAGGAGCAGGCTGATGCAGCTGGAGCTTCTCTTTTGATGGTGAAGAGGAAACGAAGTCAGTGTTCCAATGTGACCCTGACTGATGCCACACCAAAGCAATACACCGAGTACCAAGGCAAAgacgaggagaagagaggaggtggtgaagaCTCTTGTGAACCGATAGGAATGACGGGACAGGAGTCTAGTGACCGCTTTAGTGACTTATATGCAGAGCCCACGGTCAGAAAGCCAGGCCCAGAGGAGTGCACAAAGGAGCGGGAAAAGATCAGCCAGGTTGATGTAACTCTGGGGTGGAGAGGTAGCGCAAAAGCGAGGCTCTATAGAGGGGAGAAGGCGCAGCAGGAAGATGACTCTGACgaggagagcagcagcagcagcagcaggagcagctcaGTACTTAGGGGTggaggagatgatgatgatgatgatgatgatgatggtgtgagGAGCGAGGAGGCTGACGAGGGGGAGGCCAAATCTGTGCAGCCAAAGTGTGAT TCTTCACTGGTTCGCCCAGTGTCAGAGTTTTCCAGAACCCCTCATGACCTTTCCAGTGTAAGAAAAG AGATTTTGGCTAAAATATTCAGCAAGAGCTCCATGTCAGAAAATCATGAAAATGGGCAGTTTTCTAGGAGAAGCTCTACTAAATTTG GCAGTTGGGTATCACATACGGATATCAGG GATCTTGATAACGATGTTGCAGCGGATGTGAA CTCCTCAAAACAGGCTTCAAATGAACCTGTACAACAAATTTCCACTGACGACCAGAAGAGGTTGCGCAGGAAAAAACGACTCAATGAGAGTGCTGAGAACTGGATCAACCAAGAGCTTCTCCG ACAATTGTATCTACAGAGGGTgcggagagagaggcagtgtcAAGTCCAGGAGAAGAGGGCtgaccttgagaaaaaaagacttcagCGGTTGGTTAAGCAGCCATACCATGCTTTCTGTGGGAATAGCAATACAGGTCCTGATG GACCCGCACGGCATGGCTTTAGTGGTCAGCAGGGGGTCTGCTCAATCGGCCAGCAGCCTTGTGGTCAAGGCTTAGGCCAGGGCCTTCCAGGCAGCAGTGGAGCTGCACTTCACCAGagagctcacactcacactcagggATTAGAGACAGATCAGCCATACAG ACTCCAGATGCCCAGTGTCTCTCAAACCTGTGATGATTCCACTAGACAGAGCACAAAAAATCAGAACAGAGTTCTACCTCTCAGGCCTCACTCTAGTGCATCCATTCCCAGTAAAGG gcaTTTTATGTTGACTCACTCCCTCCATGTCCCAGTCAGTCACCCACCTTCACAGCTAAAGGAGAGACTGCTGAGAACTCGCTTCCCCAAGCATCACAGAGCACTGTCAGCCAAGGGAATAATCCCCAGCCCCCTTCACACCATGCACTAG
- the LOC125292790 gene encoding uncharacterized protein LOC125292790 isoform X4, whose amino-acid sequence MNAVTYNSRGQRLILLDSRGCSSWSLARHINSLRRELTFPKFQFNILIKILFCKEFNVYFGLGKDRSLRVYNWNFEETQRACTDDSYVVSHLLFNPVLNEVITGGDCVRFWSYRRVETNKLNFLPMSNYRLVLRHEFRLEEARRCTHMELDVPQQRLYFFSHVNILCYDMTGTIMARLRNTHSGMVLASVFSPYARMLLTADIEIKAWSETGHLLHVFHGHNRPITSLILHPTTPAIFISASFDCSIRLWCLNSLTQIISIPCLEGVVGLGLTEENLMFSWSLRTVQLYHLNHFLDFWGYLRYPALSFKLCKAPGKTNQLLTLGDGNSLHIFSCSTGKKLCLMPPHPFLSPLKELPSFAYDRQNGLIALLLSSWEIWMYTARTDPACRVAELDGREFQTPNRAGRSLQRLDEIIHLPKTNAVVESCTSLSFLNSVIYYQTIEGPVCANATSFLLCGMADGRILFMDIAIRNLMYYELKVHKDPVVWLCHDTEQNCLMIMCEEMDRLFQAWSLPQLETLYQICVPSSITAFTWMEDLFFVGFRTGAVRLVSMADSGDGKGNPRRWDQLPGSHTADGGTEFNPYLTQDHKGAVLSVDSSSSLQLFLSCGSDTLIKLWDRRRTLLAEVQLDSSLSCACFLNPSGDLLVGFRLHLYKLPHRHLFSSTSGLMQSSVSQASLTDSFVYERPELTFDGRHDDPINMESYIEPYKGFDFSVPPPDEASCKADEEDLESEWEVPHAPSLTYQSLESCVSIYSAASSQSLFLTPGQSLTDIDKLLGKECIQIEELEGPSSCLSPIDASSRSQTKGVGLWDMSTILGAWPTGSLM is encoded by the exons ATGAATGCAG TGACCTACAACAGCAGAGGGCAGAGGCTTATCCTCCTGGACTCAAGGGGTTGCTCAAGCTGGTCACTGGCTCGCCATATTAATTCAT TACGCAGGGAGTTGACATTCCCAAAGTTCCAGTTCAACATCCTCATCAAAATCCTCTTCTGCAAGGAATTCAATGTGTATTTTGGCTTGGGAAAGGACCGCTCACTGAGG GTATATAACTGGAATTTTGAGGAGACACAAAGAGCTTGCACAGATGATAGCTATGTGGTCTCTCACCTTCTGTTCAATCCTGTGCTGAATGAAGTAATCACTGGTGGCGACTGTGTGCGG TTCTGGAGCTACAGACGTGTGGAGACTAACAAATTAAATTTCCTCCCCATGTCCAATTATCGCCTCGTTCTCAG GCACGAGTTTCGTCTGGAGGAGGCACGACGGTGCACCCATATGGAGCTGGATGTGCCACAGCAGCGCCTCTACTTTTTCTCCCACGTGAACATCCTGTGCTATGATATGACGGGCACCATAATGGCGCGGCTCAGGAACACCCACAGTGGCATGGTGCTGGCCTCAGTGTTCTCTCCTTATGCCAGGATGCTGCTGACGGCCGACATAGAGA TCAAAGCCTGGAGTGAGACAGGTCATCTCCTGCACGTGTTCCATGGACATAACCGGCCAATCACCAGTCTCATCCTGCATCCTACTACACCAGCAATCTTCATCTCAGCCTCTTTTGATTGCAGTATTCGTCTCTGGTGCCTCAACTCTCTCACCCAGATCATAAG CATTCCATGTTTAGAGGGAGTGGTAGGACTTGGACTGACTGAAGAGAACCTGATGTTCTCATGGTCTCTcaggactgtgcagctctaccACCTCAACCACTTCCTTGACTTCTGGGGCTACCTCCGCTATCCAGCCCTGTCCTTTAAGCTATGCAAGGCTCCGGGCAAGACCAACCAACTTCTCACATTAGGAGATGGCAACAG TCTGCACATCTTCTCCTGTTCCACTGGGAAGAAGCTTTGCCTGATGCCCCCTCACCCATTCCTCTCACCCCTGAAAGAGTTGCCTAGCTTTGCCTATGACCGTCAGAATGGCCTCATTGCTTTGCTGCTAAGTTCCTGGGAGATCTGGATGTATACAGCCAG AACAGACCCTGCATGCAGAGTAGCTGAGTTGGATGGGAGAGAATTCCAAACACCAAACAGAGCTGGGCGGAGTCTACAGCGCCT AGATGAAATTATTCATCTGCCTAAAACCAATGCTGTGGTGGAAAGCTGCACGAGCCTGAGCTTCCTTAACTCTGTCATCTACTACCAGACAATAGAGGGGCCTGTCTGTGCAAACGCTACTAGCTTCCTGCTGTGCGGCATGGCG GATGGACGCATACTCTTCATGGATATAGCCATACGTAATTTGATGTACTATGAGCTAAAAGTCCACAAAGATCCT GTAGTGTGGCTGTGTCATGACACAGAGCAGAACTGCCTGATGATCATGTGTGAGGAGATGGACAGACTGTTCCAGGCCTGGAGTTTGCCGCAACTGGAGACTCTATACCAGATATGTGTTCCCAGCAGTATCACAGCATTCACCTGGATG GAAGACCTGTTCTTTGTGGGCTTTCGCACTGGAGCAGTGAGACTGGTCAGCATGGCAGATTCAGGAGATGGGAAAGGGAATCCGAGGAGGTGGGACCAGCTCCCTGGATCACACACTGCAG ATGGTGGGACGGAGTTCAACCCCTACTTGACACAAGACCATAAAGGGGCGGTGCTCTCTGtggactcctcctcctctctacagCTCTTCCTAAGTTGTGG GTCCGACACGCTGATTAAGCTGTGGGACAGACGGCGCACCCTGCTGGCCGAGGTGCAGCTGGACTCCTCGCTGAGCTGTGCGTGTTTCCTCAACCCCAGTGGTGACCTGCTGGTGGGCTTCCGCCTGCACCTCTACAAGCTGCCTCACCGCCACCTCTTCTCCTCTACCAGTGGCCTCATGCAGAGCTCAGTCTCCCAGGCCTCCTTGACCG ATTCCTTTGTCTATGAGAGACCAGAATTAACATTTGATGGAAGGCATGACGACCCAATCAACATGGAGAGTTACATT GAGCCATATAAAGGGTTTGACTTCAGTGTCCCTCCACCAGATGAGGCCTCATGTAAGGCTGATGAAGAG GATCTGGAGTCAGAGTGGGAAGTTCCTCATGCCCCATCCCTAACTTACCAGTCCCTGGAGAGTTGTGTCTCGATCTACTCAGCAGCCTCATCCCAAAGCCTGTTCCTTACGCCCGGGCAGTCCCTCACAGACATTGACAAGCTGTTGGGCAAAGAATGCATACAAATCG AAGAACTGGAAGGACCTTCCTCTTGCCTCTCCCCGATCGATGCCTCCTCCAGGAGCCAGACTAAGGGTGTAGGCCTGTGGGACATGTCCACAATTCTGGGAGCTTGGCCCACTGGGTCACTGATGTGA
- the LOC125292790 gene encoding uncharacterized protein LOC125292790 isoform X1, whose product MNAGDGPHYNEATGTPTSQEANKPLHSLIFGPRVLKNFSQPKQRTNIRAVTYNSRGQRLILLDSRGCSSWSLARHINSLRRELTFPKFQFNILIKILFCKEFNVYFGLGKDRSLRVYNWNFEETQRACTDDSYVVSHLLFNPVLNEVITGGDCVRFWSYRRVETNKLNFLPMSNYRLVLRHEFRLEEARRCTHMELDVPQQRLYFFSHVNILCYDMTGTIMARLRNTHSGMVLASVFSPYARMLLTADIEIKAWSETGHLLHVFHGHNRPITSLILHPTTPAIFISASFDCSIRLWCLNSLTQIISIPCLEGVVGLGLTEENLMFSWSLRTVQLYHLNHFLDFWGYLRYPALSFKLCKAPGKTNQLLTLGDGNSLHIFSCSTGKKLCLMPPHPFLSPLKELPSFAYDRQNGLIALLLSSWEIWMYTARTDPACRVAELDGREFQTPNRAGRSLQRLDEIIHLPKTNAVVESCTSLSFLNSVIYYQTIEGPVCANATSFLLCGMADGRILFMDIAIRNLMYYELKVHKDPVVWLCHDTEQNCLMIMCEEMDRLFQAWSLPQLETLYQICVPSSITAFTWMEDLFFVGFRTGAVRLVSMADSGDGKGNPRRWDQLPGSHTADGGTEFNPYLTQDHKGAVLSVDSSSSLQLFLSCGSDTLIKLWDRRRTLLAEVQLDSSLSCACFLNPSGDLLVGFRLHLYKLPHRHLFSSTSGLMQSSVSQASLTDSFVYERPELTFDGRHDDPINMESYIEPYKGFDFSVPPPDEASCKADEEDLESEWEVPHAPSLTYQSLESCVSIYSAASSQSLFLTPGQSLTDIDKLLGKECIQIEELEGPSSCLSPIDASSRSQTKGVGLWDMSTILGAWPTGSLM is encoded by the exons ATGAATGCAGGTGATGGACCACATTATAACGAAGCAACTGGGACGCCCACGTCTCAGGAGGCCAATAAGCCTCTTCATTCACTTATTTTCGGTCCTCGTGTATTAAAAAACTTCAGCCAACCAAAACAACGAACGAACATCAGAGCCG TGACCTACAACAGCAGAGGGCAGAGGCTTATCCTCCTGGACTCAAGGGGTTGCTCAAGCTGGTCACTGGCTCGCCATATTAATTCAT TACGCAGGGAGTTGACATTCCCAAAGTTCCAGTTCAACATCCTCATCAAAATCCTCTTCTGCAAGGAATTCAATGTGTATTTTGGCTTGGGAAAGGACCGCTCACTGAGG GTATATAACTGGAATTTTGAGGAGACACAAAGAGCTTGCACAGATGATAGCTATGTGGTCTCTCACCTTCTGTTCAATCCTGTGCTGAATGAAGTAATCACTGGTGGCGACTGTGTGCGG TTCTGGAGCTACAGACGTGTGGAGACTAACAAATTAAATTTCCTCCCCATGTCCAATTATCGCCTCGTTCTCAG GCACGAGTTTCGTCTGGAGGAGGCACGACGGTGCACCCATATGGAGCTGGATGTGCCACAGCAGCGCCTCTACTTTTTCTCCCACGTGAACATCCTGTGCTATGATATGACGGGCACCATAATGGCGCGGCTCAGGAACACCCACAGTGGCATGGTGCTGGCCTCAGTGTTCTCTCCTTATGCCAGGATGCTGCTGACGGCCGACATAGAGA TCAAAGCCTGGAGTGAGACAGGTCATCTCCTGCACGTGTTCCATGGACATAACCGGCCAATCACCAGTCTCATCCTGCATCCTACTACACCAGCAATCTTCATCTCAGCCTCTTTTGATTGCAGTATTCGTCTCTGGTGCCTCAACTCTCTCACCCAGATCATAAG CATTCCATGTTTAGAGGGAGTGGTAGGACTTGGACTGACTGAAGAGAACCTGATGTTCTCATGGTCTCTcaggactgtgcagctctaccACCTCAACCACTTCCTTGACTTCTGGGGCTACCTCCGCTATCCAGCCCTGTCCTTTAAGCTATGCAAGGCTCCGGGCAAGACCAACCAACTTCTCACATTAGGAGATGGCAACAG TCTGCACATCTTCTCCTGTTCCACTGGGAAGAAGCTTTGCCTGATGCCCCCTCACCCATTCCTCTCACCCCTGAAAGAGTTGCCTAGCTTTGCCTATGACCGTCAGAATGGCCTCATTGCTTTGCTGCTAAGTTCCTGGGAGATCTGGATGTATACAGCCAG AACAGACCCTGCATGCAGAGTAGCTGAGTTGGATGGGAGAGAATTCCAAACACCAAACAGAGCTGGGCGGAGTCTACAGCGCCT AGATGAAATTATTCATCTGCCTAAAACCAATGCTGTGGTGGAAAGCTGCACGAGCCTGAGCTTCCTTAACTCTGTCATCTACTACCAGACAATAGAGGGGCCTGTCTGTGCAAACGCTACTAGCTTCCTGCTGTGCGGCATGGCG GATGGACGCATACTCTTCATGGATATAGCCATACGTAATTTGATGTACTATGAGCTAAAAGTCCACAAAGATCCT GTAGTGTGGCTGTGTCATGACACAGAGCAGAACTGCCTGATGATCATGTGTGAGGAGATGGACAGACTGTTCCAGGCCTGGAGTTTGCCGCAACTGGAGACTCTATACCAGATATGTGTTCCCAGCAGTATCACAGCATTCACCTGGATG GAAGACCTGTTCTTTGTGGGCTTTCGCACTGGAGCAGTGAGACTGGTCAGCATGGCAGATTCAGGAGATGGGAAAGGGAATCCGAGGAGGTGGGACCAGCTCCCTGGATCACACACTGCAG ATGGTGGGACGGAGTTCAACCCCTACTTGACACAAGACCATAAAGGGGCGGTGCTCTCTGtggactcctcctcctctctacagCTCTTCCTAAGTTGTGG GTCCGACACGCTGATTAAGCTGTGGGACAGACGGCGCACCCTGCTGGCCGAGGTGCAGCTGGACTCCTCGCTGAGCTGTGCGTGTTTCCTCAACCCCAGTGGTGACCTGCTGGTGGGCTTCCGCCTGCACCTCTACAAGCTGCCTCACCGCCACCTCTTCTCCTCTACCAGTGGCCTCATGCAGAGCTCAGTCTCCCAGGCCTCCTTGACCG ATTCCTTTGTCTATGAGAGACCAGAATTAACATTTGATGGAAGGCATGACGACCCAATCAACATGGAGAGTTACATT GAGCCATATAAAGGGTTTGACTTCAGTGTCCCTCCACCAGATGAGGCCTCATGTAAGGCTGATGAAGAG GATCTGGAGTCAGAGTGGGAAGTTCCTCATGCCCCATCCCTAACTTACCAGTCCCTGGAGAGTTGTGTCTCGATCTACTCAGCAGCCTCATCCCAAAGCCTGTTCCTTACGCCCGGGCAGTCCCTCACAGACATTGACAAGCTGTTGGGCAAAGAATGCATACAAATCG AAGAACTGGAAGGACCTTCCTCTTGCCTCTCCCCGATCGATGCCTCCTCCAGGAGCCAGACTAAGGGTGTAGGCCTGTGGGACATGTCCACAATTCTGGGAGCTTGGCCCACTGGGTCACTGATGTGA
- the LOC125292790 gene encoding uncharacterized protein LOC125292790 isoform X2: MNAGDGPHYNEATGTPTSQEANKPLHSLIFGPRVLKNFSQPKQRTNIRAVTYNSRGQRLILLDSRGCSSWSLARHINSLRRELTFPKFQFNILIKILFCKEFNVYFGLGKDRSLRVYNWNFEETQRACTDDSYVVSHLLFNPVLNEVITGGDCVRFWSYRRVETNKLNFLPMSNYRLVLRHEFRLEEARRCTHMELDVPQQRLYFFSHVNILCYDMTGTIMARLRNTHSGMVLASVFSPYARMLLTADIEIKAWSETGHLLHVFHGHNRPITSLILHPTTPAIFISASFDCSIRLWCLNSLTQIISIPCLEGVVGLGLTEENLMFSWSLRTVQLYHLNHFLDFWGYLRYPALSFKLCKAPGKTNQLLTLGDGNSLHIFSCSTGKKLCLMPPHPFLSPLKELPSFAYDRQNGLIALLLSSWEIWMYTARTDPACRVAELDGREFQTPNRAGRSLQRLDEIIHLPKTNAVVESCTSLSFLNSVIYYQTIEGPVCANATSFLLCGMADGRILFMDIAIRNLMYYELKVHKDPVVWLCHDTEQNCLMIMCEEMDRLFQAWSLPQLETLYQICVPSSITAFTWMEDLFFVGFRTGAVRLVSMADSGDGKGNPRRWDQLPGSHTADGGTEFNPYLTQDHKGAVLSVDSSSSLQLFLSCGSDTLIKLWDRRRTLLAEVQLDSSLSCACFLNPSGDLLVGFRLHLYKLPHRHLFSSTSGLMQSSVSQASLTDSFVYERPELTFDGRHDDPINMESYIEPYKGFDFSVPPPDEASCKADEEDLESEWEVPHAPSLTYQSLESCVSIYSAASSQSLFLTPGQSLTDIDKLLGKECIQIELEGPSSCLSPIDASSRSQTKGVGLWDMSTILGAWPTGSLM, encoded by the exons ATGAATGCAGGTGATGGACCACATTATAACGAAGCAACTGGGACGCCCACGTCTCAGGAGGCCAATAAGCCTCTTCATTCACTTATTTTCGGTCCTCGTGTATTAAAAAACTTCAGCCAACCAAAACAACGAACGAACATCAGAGCCG TGACCTACAACAGCAGAGGGCAGAGGCTTATCCTCCTGGACTCAAGGGGTTGCTCAAGCTGGTCACTGGCTCGCCATATTAATTCAT TACGCAGGGAGTTGACATTCCCAAAGTTCCAGTTCAACATCCTCATCAAAATCCTCTTCTGCAAGGAATTCAATGTGTATTTTGGCTTGGGAAAGGACCGCTCACTGAGG GTATATAACTGGAATTTTGAGGAGACACAAAGAGCTTGCACAGATGATAGCTATGTGGTCTCTCACCTTCTGTTCAATCCTGTGCTGAATGAAGTAATCACTGGTGGCGACTGTGTGCGG TTCTGGAGCTACAGACGTGTGGAGACTAACAAATTAAATTTCCTCCCCATGTCCAATTATCGCCTCGTTCTCAG GCACGAGTTTCGTCTGGAGGAGGCACGACGGTGCACCCATATGGAGCTGGATGTGCCACAGCAGCGCCTCTACTTTTTCTCCCACGTGAACATCCTGTGCTATGATATGACGGGCACCATAATGGCGCGGCTCAGGAACACCCACAGTGGCATGGTGCTGGCCTCAGTGTTCTCTCCTTATGCCAGGATGCTGCTGACGGCCGACATAGAGA TCAAAGCCTGGAGTGAGACAGGTCATCTCCTGCACGTGTTCCATGGACATAACCGGCCAATCACCAGTCTCATCCTGCATCCTACTACACCAGCAATCTTCATCTCAGCCTCTTTTGATTGCAGTATTCGTCTCTGGTGCCTCAACTCTCTCACCCAGATCATAAG CATTCCATGTTTAGAGGGAGTGGTAGGACTTGGACTGACTGAAGAGAACCTGATGTTCTCATGGTCTCTcaggactgtgcagctctaccACCTCAACCACTTCCTTGACTTCTGGGGCTACCTCCGCTATCCAGCCCTGTCCTTTAAGCTATGCAAGGCTCCGGGCAAGACCAACCAACTTCTCACATTAGGAGATGGCAACAG TCTGCACATCTTCTCCTGTTCCACTGGGAAGAAGCTTTGCCTGATGCCCCCTCACCCATTCCTCTCACCCCTGAAAGAGTTGCCTAGCTTTGCCTATGACCGTCAGAATGGCCTCATTGCTTTGCTGCTAAGTTCCTGGGAGATCTGGATGTATACAGCCAG AACAGACCCTGCATGCAGAGTAGCTGAGTTGGATGGGAGAGAATTCCAAACACCAAACAGAGCTGGGCGGAGTCTACAGCGCCT AGATGAAATTATTCATCTGCCTAAAACCAATGCTGTGGTGGAAAGCTGCACGAGCCTGAGCTTCCTTAACTCTGTCATCTACTACCAGACAATAGAGGGGCCTGTCTGTGCAAACGCTACTAGCTTCCTGCTGTGCGGCATGGCG GATGGACGCATACTCTTCATGGATATAGCCATACGTAATTTGATGTACTATGAGCTAAAAGTCCACAAAGATCCT GTAGTGTGGCTGTGTCATGACACAGAGCAGAACTGCCTGATGATCATGTGTGAGGAGATGGACAGACTGTTCCAGGCCTGGAGTTTGCCGCAACTGGAGACTCTATACCAGATATGTGTTCCCAGCAGTATCACAGCATTCACCTGGATG GAAGACCTGTTCTTTGTGGGCTTTCGCACTGGAGCAGTGAGACTGGTCAGCATGGCAGATTCAGGAGATGGGAAAGGGAATCCGAGGAGGTGGGACCAGCTCCCTGGATCACACACTGCAG ATGGTGGGACGGAGTTCAACCCCTACTTGACACAAGACCATAAAGGGGCGGTGCTCTCTGtggactcctcctcctctctacagCTCTTCCTAAGTTGTGG GTCCGACACGCTGATTAAGCTGTGGGACAGACGGCGCACCCTGCTGGCCGAGGTGCAGCTGGACTCCTCGCTGAGCTGTGCGTGTTTCCTCAACCCCAGTGGTGACCTGCTGGTGGGCTTCCGCCTGCACCTCTACAAGCTGCCTCACCGCCACCTCTTCTCCTCTACCAGTGGCCTCATGCAGAGCTCAGTCTCCCAGGCCTCCTTGACCG ATTCCTTTGTCTATGAGAGACCAGAATTAACATTTGATGGAAGGCATGACGACCCAATCAACATGGAGAGTTACATT GAGCCATATAAAGGGTTTGACTTCAGTGTCCCTCCACCAGATGAGGCCTCATGTAAGGCTGATGAAGAG GATCTGGAGTCAGAGTGGGAAGTTCCTCATGCCCCATCCCTAACTTACCAGTCCCTGGAGAGTTGTGTCTCGATCTACTCAGCAGCCTCATCCCAAAGCCTGTTCCTTACGCCCGGGCAGTCCCTCACAGACATTGACAAGCTGTTGGGCAAAGAATGCATACAAATCG AACTGGAAGGACCTTCCTCTTGCCTCTCCCCGATCGATGCCTCCTCCAGGAGCCAGACTAAGGGTGTAGGCCTGTGGGACATGTCCACAATTCTGGGAGCTTGGCCCACTGGGTCACTGATGTGA